GGCAGCTGATGCTTTATCTCAGGAGCCTACTGCACAgggttggggagagagaagaggccagagtgggggaagggactggTAACTTCATACCCTAAATTTGGGTGAAAAGTTAGGATTGGGTTTTTGGTGtgttagtggtggtggtggttttggtttttgttttttgtcttttttaacttCACAAAAGCTGAAGCTTTCATAGAAACCTAGCAACAGCTTCTTCACATCAAGTGTCACCTGCTCAGTTAGGTCACTAATGGAAGAGCACACAGAAACCGAGGGGCAAATTTCTCAAGAGCAGATGAATGGGCAGGCAGAACTTCCTCTCGCTGTCAGCCCGGATTAAACAGCACCTTTCTGCGCAGTGTGCCAaggatgggagaggaaggaatACAAGTCCCTAGGGCTCAAAACGCGCGCGCAGACACACACACCTTGTTAAAATACAATGtgctatacatacacacacgcttAAACGCTGGGTTTTCAGAACGCTCCTCCCCACCTCATTTTAACTCTGCCATTTTAACCCAACGCGCAATTAAGTTAAACCCCAAGACATaaaacccccctgccccccccacaccaaaacaaacaaacaaaaagcaaaaaataaaaaataaaataaaaaacctcaaaGGGCTCAAACAACAGGTCACCTTGCATAGGGTACTGCACACAGGTTCCCCGAGATTCGGGATGGGGAGAATCGGTaggttaattattattaaaataactcaTACCATTAACCCTCAGTTTGCCAGCCGGAGCGTGCGTCACTTCGGTAACCCTTGGGCTCCCGGCGGGCTGGGCGAAGCCACGCCTCGCCCGGCTCAGTCCGCACTCGCGACTAGCGCCCCCTCCCCTGAGTCTGCGTGTGGGAGGAGCACCTCGCCCGGGGACGGGGGGAGCGCCCGGCAGGTGCCGGAGACGACCCACTGTGCGctcgccaccccctccccccggccctgCGCCGGCCTTTCCCCGACTTCCCCGAGTTTGGGGCAGGGGGCTGGTCTCTGCAAACGGTGCTCCTCGCCGCCAGAGCTCCCAAGTCCGAGGCAACCCGCCCACCGcgaccgcccccacccccgtcgCGGCTGGGGAGGAGCCCCGCACTCCCGGGTCTCCGCTGCCCCCCACGGCCGCCCTCCCCGAACTGGGCTTTCCCGGCGGCGAGACGCGAGCAAAGTTCCCGGCGCCCCGCCCAGCACGGCGGCGACCTGAGGGGCGCCGCGACTTCGCGGGACCTGCGGGAAGgcgggaggagggcaggggggcggcggggaggggtgCGCCGGGGCCGACGGCGAGCCCGCGGCCGCGCCACTCTTACCTGTCAGCTCCCTGGGAACCTCGGAGCTCTCCTCGGTCATGGTGGCCCTCCAGGCGCGGGGGCAGTGCCCGTCCAACTCTGATTTAcggccccccgcccgcccccgaGCCCCTCAGTTTTTAGAGGCAGATGCGGCTTGCGCCCGGGAGGAGGCAAGAAAGCGAGGGCGGAGATACAATTTTgccgcgccccccgcccctccaaaaaaaaaaaaaagagttacaaataGGAGGTGGGTCGGCTGCGGCCGCTGCTACATGTCGCCTCGGCGCAGTTCCCGGCGGCGGCGCGGAGACCCGGGGATtccggcggcggcggctgggGCTCCCGGCTCTCGGCGGCGCTGCTCCGGCCGCGGCCACCTcccgccgccccgcgccgcgCCGCACCTACGGCTCTAGGTGAAGGCGGAAGGCGAGCGCCGAGGGCGGGGAGAGCGGCGCGGCGGGGCGAGGGTTTCCTCGCGCCCCTGCCGGGCTGAGGTTGGGCGGGGGCAGCTCGGgccctcctccgcctcctcctcctcctcctcctgctcctcctgcgtctcctcctcctgctcctcctgcgtCTCCTCCTCCGCCGCCTCCTGCGCTCCTCCTCACCTCGCGAGAGCCGGCCTCCGCACGGGTCCCCGGCCGGCCTCCCGCGCCCGGCGCTCGCGCCCCCGCGCGGGGCGCACCCGGGGAGgggggctgcggcggcggcggcgggcaggCGGGCGCCCCTCCTCGCAGCCTCCCTCCGCCGCCCCGGCCCTGCGTCTGGAGCGGGGGTGAGGCAGCGAGGGAGCGCGAGCCCGGGAGCCATCTGCTGGCTGCGACGGAGGCGAGCCGGGTGCGCCCGGGCTTCCCGGGGCCGCGTCCCCACCTCCCGGCGGCCCGAGGGAGCGCGAGGATGGGAGACGGCAGATGCCCGCAGATTCCGCAGGCCCGTCCGCGCGGAAGCCCGTTCTGTCTGGGACCCTTCTCCGCACTTTCCGTTCTCAGCCCTCCCCGGGACGTGCTGTCTTTTCATCGGCGTGattagttttctatttctggTGAGCAGGAGCTAGACGAGACCTGGAGACACTAACCATACGGGGAGAAGGCACTTTTTTCTGCGCGCAGCCGGCGCCCCGCAGCCGGCGTTGGCAATCTGGAGACCTTGGAATTGCGAGAGCGCTTTGGGAAAAGCCTTTCACTCGCGGCAGCATCTCCTTTAACCCCAGGGGCGCAGTCGGAGAGCTCGCTGAGCCGTGTTCCCAGAAGCCGGGGTAGGGCCGCTGGTAGCTCTGGTCCTACCTGGCCCGGCTCCCTCGACTttcccagaccccccccccccccaccccccccccccaccccagagagaCAACTTCGCGGCCAGGAACACTTGGGAGCGCCTCAGTTGCTGCTGTCTCTCCTGGCCTCCGGGAAGGGCTCTGTCGAATCAGGTTCTGTTTTTAAAGgacagaaagaggggagggaggagaggaagggggatcCCCTACTTCTAATCACTGCTGCCCACCTTGGATCCACAAGAGTCATCTTCAGCCTCTCCGCCTGGCGTGTCCCAGTAGGGTCCTTGCTACGTTTCtgacctctcccacccccactcctacAAACTGACTCTCTCTGACACTatctgctttccccaccccatgAATGCTATTTGATTTCTACCTGTGTTTTCAATCCAGCCCAATGTGTGAAGATTTTCAGGGGATCTCAGGGCACTGTGATCCCTATATTCAAAACCAGCAGAGTATATTGCTTGAAATAAATACTCTGTAAACCCAAACCATACGTTGCCTTCTCTCACTGCTTGTGTATTTGACTGGTTTTACTGCATTGGTCCCTGGGTTTGGGGTTGTCCATCCAACTAACTAGGCTGTGGGCAATTTGAGGACAGGACTTTATCTCAGACTTTTAAACCTCCTCAACAGAAACTTGTGCAAAataggtgttcagtaaacattGGCTAACGGATTGGTTTTAAAGCATGTGGCCTCAGGCTCCCTGATGTTTGTCTCAAAAATTGGAACTTGCTCTAAGTTAGACATTTCCTTTGTgtgttaaatatcttttttatgcAATAAATGGGAATTAACATCTCAAAACTATGTTCCATTCAACTGTGTGCGTTAAAGGGGATTTTTCTGGCATGCACCAATGGAGTTTCAGAAATAGCCCTGCAGGTTCCAAACCATGTGGTAACTTGTGAAAATAAggacaaaagattttttttttcccccatggccTGGGGTGatggaaagaataaaggaaaggctGTATGGCAGTCCCGTAATTCAGTGCTGCTTGGCATCGTGTAGAGGAAGCTGGGATTTCAATAAAAGAATCCATGTTTTTCCTGATTGGCTCCCACATCTCTGAAAGGCATGGATTCAAATGAACATCCCTTCTTGATACCTAAAAAGGACTGGTGGGTTTTGGAGATCATCTTGGGTGCAAAACTCAAATATCTTTCAGAATAGCAAGCAGAGAACTCCAAGGAGCACAGTTTATAAAGCTGCATAACCCAGCCAGTAGCAAATGTCCTCCTGCCCAACACAATCCTGGTGCCAGCTGAGAGAATGCATTTCGAATTCTGAAATGCATGCTTCTTGACTAAAATCTACTCACTCCTCCCATGCTGCAAACTTCCTCCGTGAAACTGCCCTTTAACTTCTAGGATTTTAAGGTCATaccgttttgtttgttttttaatagttttttttttttatgttatgttggtCACCATACAGTCCATCATTGGTTTCTGATGTAGCTTTCCATGATTTCTTGTttgcgtataatacccagtgctccatgcaatctgtgccctccttaatacccatcacagggCTAACCCTTCCCCCAATcccttttttcctaatttttttcttagacattcacaaactcttgatttctattttttcttttaaagattttatttattagagagagagcacaagcaggcagagggagaagcaggctccctgctgagcaaggagacccatgcaggactcgatcccagaaccctgggatcctgatctgagtgagaggcagatgcctaatcgactgagcaacccaggcatccctcgtTATACTGTCTTGATTCAAAACCACCAACgagggctcctgtgtggctcagttggttaagcaactgcctttagctcaggtcatgatcctggagtctggcattgggccccctgcttggcagggagtctgcttctccctctgaccttaccCCTCTCATGCTTCTCTCGctccctcattctctccctctcaaataaataaataaaatcttaaaaaaaaaaaaaaccaacaccatATGAAACTGATTGTTACTATAAGTAAGATGAACTGTAGCTACatctaagtaaatatttatatatagccGCGTTTGGGCGTTACAACTAGCACTGAAAACTGAAATCTATTAGAAAGAGTAAACTGGTTTTTCAGAGCATCCCTGCTGCACCTGAACACAGTTGCAAAATTTAATAGATAcagaataacaaaattattttaggaaattaaacatagattttcatttttagttcatAGGCACATGTTCATATCCTTATAGTATACTTTGAAGTTAGTGCATTCTGGTGAGAAAGTGCACTCCGAATTTAAAAATCTGCCCAAAATACTAATGCCTATAATGATCTAACACACTGTTGTTGGATCCATATCATATAATAATTAAACCCATGgagaccaaaaaaagaagaagaaatcagcaagctatcaaaaaacaaataaacacacaaacttACCCAAGTCAGTTTCTGATTTTGCATACTACGTGGAGAACGggttttaaaagcagaaaatacgggtgcctgggtggttcagcaggttAAGCGTTtgacttcagcccaggtcataatcccagagtcctgggatggagtccttcattgggctccctgctcagtgaggagtctgcttctccctctccctctgctcctgcccctgcttgtgctctctctcacactctctctatctcaaataaataaatagaatttttttaaaataaataaaataaaactggcagaTATTCAGATATATAGGAACCAACAAAATTTCCATTTCCCACCCTGAGCAACTACCATTGGCTAGGGGCCTTCTCAAGGAGATATGTGTGTCTCAACTGGGTTAATATaaatctttctggaaaaatatacaATGCACACTAAGCTTGCACACACCTCCAGGAAAAATTATTGTATCTCTGATTAGAAGACAGTGCGAGGTAAATGGCTATTAAGTAATACTCCTTTAAAGTAAGTGCAAATGCTCTGATGTGGGGAACCACCTAGGAATAAAGATGAAACAAGAATGCtcttgtattgattttgtattgcATCTGGACAATGGGTACATGGGAGTTCATGGTTCTCACTTTTACCTATGTTTGAAATTGTCCATAACAATCAGAGCAAATCCTTCACAGATAAGGctgagcaagaaagaaaaagtcagctCAGCTATTAACTTGGAAGCTCTACTTGAGTTTCCGCCATCATGAGAGCTCACAGTTCCATAACGGTTCTCCGTCTTCAGAACACCTGAACACTTCCATAGACATCCTACTGCCTTGATTCAAAGAAACACTTTTGCTCCTTCTTATGTTAATGACATCAgaactcattttataactggCGGAGCAATTAACATTGTGCTTCTCACACCCCAAGCCAACACAACTCAAATATCTGCTCTGGGGTCAATGGTGGCTTTGACAACTGACACCGGCTGACAGGTTAGACTAGGTGAGTCTAGGTCTTTATCACAATGAGGAAATAAGTTCAGATTTGTGGAGTGGCTTACTCAAAGTCACAGAGCTTGTGAGAGTTAAAGGTTGAAGCTAAAAAAGCCAAGCATTTTACTATGCCCCTTCACCAGGCTCTTGGGCTGTGCCCCCTGGGAAGTTTGCAGATGGCCAGGGCTTGGTCCCCACTCGTCCACAGGGTGCTCCCTCTCGACAAGGAAGATTAAGGGGATCTTTGATCGCCCTGCAGTTAGTCATCCGGTGCCAGCAGGTATGAATTCGTTAAATGTCACCAAATTGAACACTTCTAGAAAATCAAAAAAGTCAGCTCAAAATGTTTTCGTTAGGTGCAGAGGGATGAGTTTGGTTAAGTGTCAGAGAAATTCATAgaagtggaggcagagagagagctacCCGGAGGAGGGGTGCCTTCACAAGCTCACTCAACAAATGTGCGTTGAGCACTTACTACTTGCCAGAGGATGCTTGGGTGAATTACATGGATGTTTCATGGAACCCAGAGGgagcagtggagagagagagagagagagagagagagagagaattgctcCAAATGCTGAGATGGGGAATGGagagtggggaggtgggaaggtAGGAGTGAAAATGTGTACAggccagaaaacaagaaaaaacacggagaaattgaaagaaattaagtgaGTTTTAATCACTGGAGATGGGGGTACAGGGACTAGAAGGTCCTGCAAGACCTTCGGAACTGCCAAATGAATTTGGATTTATCCAAAGAGCAAAAGGGGAGTTTTTAAGAGATCTTAAGTAAGGTAGTGCCACAATCCAATTTTCTTGATTAGAAGGATTACCTGCTTGGAATAATAGAAAAGACGGGAAGGTAGGCAAGCCTgttagaagcagagagaggaggtaggAGGCTGTTGCAAtaaatgggggggaggggcaacaaAAACAACGGTAGCCTGAGctgaggtaaaggcagagggCTGGCAGATGGGAGAGCTGTggatggagggaagaagggagttCTGTGGTTGGTGAGTGGGCAGGAGGCGGATGTCGCTGGCCGGAAAAGCAGCACTGAGGAGGGTATCTGTGGTGAATCAAGATGAGGGGTTCAGGTCTGCTCTGAAGAGTGGGAGGTGCCCATGGAACATCCAAGGCAAGATGGACATTCGGTGGCTAGATGGGGAAGTCTGAAGTTCAGGAGAAGGCATGTAGACTCAAGATTCACCAACATATGGTATCTGAAGTCATAGAATTCCATAGAAAAATCTAGCTTATCTGATTAGATGACAGCGGTTATCAAAGAGCAAATCCGTCTCAGGAAGTGAGTGAGCTCTAACAAGGACAGTATGGACTATGAGGAGGAAACAACTTGAACTCTGGAGAATTAGAAGCCACCGGAAAAAAGAAGACCTGCAGGAGAGACCGTGTAAGTtacctattgctgtgtaacaaaccaccccgAGACCTGGAAGCCCAAACATTTCTGTCAAAGATTGTGTGGGTCTCCCGGGAGCAGCTTAGCTGGGTAGTTCTGGCTCAGAGTCTCTCATGAGCTTGAGGTCCAGCTGTCAGGGGCAGTTGAAGGTCCTCTGAAGGCTTTCCTGGGGTTCGCAGACTGTTGGCAGATCTCGGATCCTCACTGGTTTTTGGCTGAAGCCTTAATTCCCCAGGACACACATGACTGCATTCTCATGAGGAACACCTGCGGGCAGGGGGCTGGCGGGGGGTTGGGCAGCGTGGTGCCTTTGATGACTTATTCTTGGAACAACATGCCTCACTCCTGCCATATTCTACTGGTCACATGGATCAGTGGATCAGCCCAAGTCAGTGAGGAAGATGACTGCTTCGTGTGGATATCAAGGGCGGGGATCGGTGGGAGCGTCTTAGAAGACGTCCTACCACGGAGCCTGGCAGTACCAACCAGCACAGAGAAATAgccagagagcagagaaagagggcatCAAGTTGGGAAGACGGGAAAAAATAATGCTtccagaaaggggaaaggggtTGCCAGTGTCCTGTGCCGCTGAAAAGTCAAATGCGATGAGGGGTGATAAGTTTTGCCTGAAGTTAGCAGTAAGGGAAGAATTGTGTTCTTTGCAGAGATCAATTTCAGTGAACTAATGAGGAAAGAAGATAAATTGCCGCGGGCTGAAGAGTAAATCGGAAAAGAAGGGATAAGCAGAACGCAGATGACTCCAGAACAGCGGGTGGGGGAGTCAAAAGGCTATCGGGGGACTTTCTGTTGAAGACAGAGGATTGAATACTTGCATTTGTATAACGCTGTTCTTCCCAACAGAGTGaaaaacaggaggaaagaaaaaaaaaaaaaagcatgaagtcCCTaaaataaactatggacttcagttaatcATATTGTATCAATATTGTCTCATCAATTATAGCAAATGTACCAAACTCCCGTGATATGTTAACGATAGACGAAATTTGGTGGGTGGGTGCtgcttgcagctgacttgtttgtgcctaattcttcacTGGAAGCGGCAGGTGGGGGCTGAGAGGGTGTGAGATAATCGGAAATATGTACATTGGTCTCTGCCATCACTTCTGGCACAAAGCTCCTAAAccctttggaatttcctaagtgataagaacaCAGGGAGCATCTATTGTTCTAATACTTGGTCTTTGACCCTGTCCCTCacacagagttcctaaaacccttACAAGTGTTAacagcatcttttgttctaatgaggtcactctgggtgggctcctggtGGCTCCAGGATGGGGCAGGTCACCTGAGAGACCCACCAAGCTTAGAAGCCTGGATttttcagccccacccccaccgccaccctccagagagagaagagggactgGAAATGGATTGATAATTGATGGAAACCCCCATAAAAATCCCTATAGCATGTGGTTCGGAAAGCTTCCACGGTGGCGAACACAGCCACAGCAGGAGAGTGACCCACCTCCACCACAGAGGGATAGGAGCTCCCGCTCTTAGGATCCTCGCAGACCTCTCCCTTTGTATCTCTTCACCTGGGTGTTCCTCTGTGTCCTTCATCACCTCCTGTAATAAGCTAGTAAATGTGTTTCTGTGACACTTCTGTGAGACGCTCCAGCAGACTGATGGAACCTGAGAAGGGGatcatgggaacctctgattcACAGCCAAATCGGACAGAAGTTGTGGGTGACCGAGAGGCTTACTCGCGATTGGCATCTGAAGAGGGATGCGAAGAGGCCTacgggactgagcccttaacctgtggcttATCCAAACTATCTCCAGGTAGATGGGTCAGAATGAAATTACACTGTAGGACGCCCAGCCGATGTCACAGAGAATTGCTTGTCGTGGGGAAATGTGGAGAGCCACGAAATCGATACAAGGAGTCACGTATGCGGAGGTGCCCGGGGATTGAGGAAGCGAGACTGATTGGCTGGCTGCAAGCATGGGTGAGCCCCGGCTCGCAGCGCGATCAGGGAGAGGGGCGTGGACTAGATCGGTGATTGGCCGAGGTAAAGGATATAAAGCGGAGAGACTGTCGGGACAGAGAGAGCACtaataaagaagcttgccacccatcacgtttgcgggtcgttcttgccggggagagcgacaagtggtgccgagACCCGGGACTTCGCCCGCGTCGCAAAGAGGTGATCGAGGTAGAGCAACGATAAGGTAAGGAGTGCACCAATAACTGTCTATTGACAGGGAGGTTCCCTGAAGACGATCGGAGGTAAGGTTGCTTATAAGGCTCTTCAGGGACGATAGAGAGAAAGTTTTCCCAGGATGGGAAACGAGATTGCTAGGTGCAGGATGGAGGGCCCTCTAAAGGATATCCTCAAGGCAAATGGCACCCCCTTAAAGACGAAAACAGCCCGCTCTTTCTTGAGAGAAGTAGGAGAAGTTGCCCCCTGGTTTATAGAGGAGGGGCTCCTGAATGTGCCAcagtgggagcacctgggggagGACTTGAAACGATGCCCATTTGTAACCTCGGGAACCCCTGCCGTGTGGTCCTTGGTGAGAGTGTGTTTACAATCTACTCGAGAGCCCTTGAAGCAAGCAGTGCAACAGGGAGGGGAGGTTCTGGAGCAGGTAAAGGAGGAGTCTCATAAAGGGTCTTCCCAAGACTCCGACTCTGAAAGTGAAAGTTCGGAAGGACTCTCAGATAGCGAGTTGCAGGAAATAGGGGAGAGAGAGGTAGATAAGAAGGAGAAATCTCCCAGTCTCCAGGCATTACAGGATTTGGAAGCCATAAGACAGCAATTCGAGAGTAAGGAGGTGGAGTTGCAGAAGGCATTAGAGGAATTAAGAATGCAAGGAGAAGTAATGGcgcagctgaaagcagaagcGGAAGCTGCAGCTGTGGCGCAGATTGGGCCAACCTGGCCAGAGCGGTTTTAAGATCAGgtaggctctcgatttgaaacaaatgttacttaagcacataagttactcatcaatgcccgtctgtgttagagctccctttctcttcatagtttttaatgcttctactattaacaagtcatctagtctctcttgtgagtcccagaattgtctgctatcagaatgttggaatgccacggtgggagactcggcagtaatagccaagataccgacgtatatcccgatgccagtacaggtgaacctcgacaacctgccggtgctgcttcgacataaacgagactttggaataacagcagccattattGCAGCTATTGCAGCATCCGTcgccgctgctactgctgctgcagtGGCGTTGACAACCTCGATACAGACTGCAGCAACACTCAACAATGTCACCGGGAGGGTAGCTGAAGCCCTTGCAACACAAAATCAGATTAATGGACTGTTGGGTGTATACAAAACCTGCCTGGACTCTGTGTCACCCCGTAGCTTATAATAATTTGTCTCACGCCGCAAATTTACCAAACAGTTGTGAGCCCAAATTGTTATAAACGCCACTAAGGTACCCATTGGCACTGTCCATGATTGGGTTATCATGCTACAACAATCACTCTCGCTCCTCAAAAACTGGGCAGGCATAGGAGTCCTCGTTATATTAATGATTCTGGCTCAAGTGCTCCTACTAAGATGCATCTGTAGAGTTGCGCGTCGGCAGCAACGGCAGCAACAAGTTTTGGTTCAAGCTATGATGGCTCTAGaggctggtacctccccccagatatggcttAATATGCTGGAtgggtagtcaaagacgggtaagaccgACCCCACCctatagcaacctaagacagggacCCCTCGGCCAGGAGGGAcacccgatgacgggtaagcgtAGGGAGTGAGGgcggcaacctaagacaggcacgatccccgccatcatatataaataaaaagggggagctgtggagagccatgaAATAGATACAAGGAGTCACGTATGCGGAGGTGCCCGGGGATTGAGGAAGCGAGACTGATTGGCTGGCTGCAAGCATGGGTGAGCCCCAGCTCGCAGCGCGATCAGGGAGAGGGGCGTGGACTAGATTGGTGATTGGCCGAGGTAAAGGATATAAAGCGGAGAGACCGTCGGGACAGAGAGAGCACtaataaagaagcttgccacccatcacgtttgcgggtcgttcttgccggCGAGAGCGACAGGGAAACACCTCCATGCATTCACTGACCAGAAATGTTGGAAGTAAAATGttctccataaaaataaaaaagacgcacaagaaagaaagacacagaagagaagaaCTGGGATTTTCCCACACAGAAGgaggaatggggcacctggatggtgcagtccgTTGAGctgaagcctctgactcttggtttcagctcacgtccagagctcggggtcatgagttcgagccccacgtgcggctccacgctcagcactgagtctgcttgagactatCTCTGAGAGAGATTCtctgagagagagcccaagctggaggaggggcagaaagagagagagagggagaagcagggagtctgattcggggctcgaacccaggatctggggatcatgacctgagcagaaggcagacacttctgacagagccacccaggcacccctaaataaaaaaatcgtacaaaaggaaaaaaaaaaaaaagaggaaacacgTTTTTTCCTTTGCTGACGTTATATGGAagctctgtactttctgctctgtttttctgtaaatctaaaactgttcttaaaaatagttatgaatttacataaaaatgcataaaaccaCAAGGACAAAAAATAGGAGGT
The sequence above is drawn from the Mustela nigripes isolate SB6536 chromosome 5, MUSNIG.SB6536, whole genome shotgun sequence genome and encodes:
- the LOC132017657 gene encoding serine/arginine repetitive matrix protein 3-like, which encodes MKRQHVPGRAENGKCGEGSQTERASARTGLRNLRASAVSHPRAPSGRREVGTRPREARAHPARLRRSQQMAPGLALPRCLTPAPDAGPGRRREAARRGARLPAAAAAAPLPGCAPRGGASAGRGRPAGDPCGGRLSRGEEERRRRRRRRRRRSRRRRRRRSRRRRRRRRRRARAAPAQPQPGRGARKPSPRRAALPALGARLPPSPRAVGAARRGAAGGGRGRSSAAESREPQPPPPESPGLRAAAGNCAEATCSSGRSRPTSYL